The stretch of DNA GTAAATAATCTCGTCGTACCTTTGAGTTGCCGGATCCCCCTCGTAGGCGGCCTGCACGTCTTTTGCCAGCAGCCTTCGTATGTCAGGGAGCCGCCTCAGAAAATCCAACGCCGACTCCCGGCCTCTGTTCGAGCAGTACGTGCAGGGCTGCTCATACCTGAGGCAATCGTGTCGGATGGCCAGAATGATCTGTTCCGACAGCCGCTCGAAAAGCGTGGTCACTTCCTGACCCAGATAATACTCGAGGTTCACGGGATCGATTCTCGTCGACGTGAAATAACCTGGGTACAGAATGCGTTGGACCAGATGAAGGATCTCGATGACGGATTGCCGGGAAGGGATCGGCTCGGGCCCTACGTGATCGAAACAGACCCCGCTGTTGCAGGATCCCACGATTTCGTGGACGATTTCAGGTATGGCGCCGCGGTATTCATCCGCGACTGCTTCACGGACCTTGCATTCCCCCGCTTTTTCTTCTCCAGGAGCTTCCGGTTCATATCTTTTTTCTTCGAACATGGGACATCCTTGATGTTTACAATCGCTTCATGACGGGAAAACAGCTCATCCACACTCGGGACAAACCGGTCGCGCATGCTACGAACGCTATTATGTATCATTGTAAGCGCAAATATAACCACACACAAGCCATACTCTGCGCACGCTCAAGAAAAGGCCTCGGTCCCCTTTCGGGAAACGAGGCCTTCTACTAGGACGAGCGGGTGGGAAGGACTATACCGATACTATTCCTTTACGGGAAGCGTCTCCGGCGGGCGTTGGCTATTGCCCGTGGCGTTGGGGAAATCTTTGGCTACATTCCACTTCGAGTTCCTCGTCGAAGAATTTCGTCTTGTCCAAAAGGCCCTTCACATATAACTGGTCCAACAAGGCCTTCGCGGGCTTGAAATAGACTTCATTGTATTCCTCCACAACCTTGTCCAGCTTGGAGAAATGACCGTCCACCCAAGTCTTTCCGTGGCATTGCATGCACACCTCTTTCATCTTATCCCGCTCTTTTTGCCAATCCGTGTTCGCCGGAAAGGGTTTGAAATCCGAGGGGCGTATGGTCAACGGCGCCTGAATCTCCCAGGCAAGCCGTTCCGTTACGTCATGCGAAGTGAGCACGGTTCCCGAGCCGGACATGTGACAGGCGGCGCAGGTGGGACCCCTGAAATCCACACCGGCCGTCCACGTTCCCGGCGCCGAATTCCAGTTGTAGTCGTCCCCATGAGCCGTATAGATGTCACCGTGTTTGGACTCCATGTAGATTTCAATCTGCGGATGATCCGGGCCGAGATGGCACTGGCCGCAAGCTTCCGGCTTTCTGGCTTCCATGACCGAAAACCGGTGCCGCGTGTGACAACTGGTGCAACTGCCCCGGCTGCCGTCAAAATTGATCCGGCCCACGCCCACATTGGGCCACGTATCCAAATCCATCTTGCCGTCTTTCATCTTCAAGATCGTGCCGTGACAGTGAAAACAGCCCGAAGCCCGTTCGAAATCGCTGTTCATGCCGTTCATGAGCCACGGGTCGATCTGCCAGATCACTTCCTGTGTATTCGCATGCTTGCTGCGTTGGTACTGGGCGGCCTCGTCCGGATGACAGCGCGAGCAGTCCTTGGGCGTCACCACGGCGGCCACGGGAACCTTATATTCCCGCGTTCCGAAAGCCGTATCCGATCTTTCATACTGCTTATAATGCTCCTTGCTGACGTCGGGATCGAACTCCTCCGCCTTGTGGCAGTCAAAACAGGTAATGTTCGCGGCTGCATGCCGGCTTTGAGCCCAGTCCGTAAACAGACCGGGATGCTCCTTTTTGTGACACCCGATGCAGGCAACCGCCTCTTTGGGCATGCTGCGCTCGATCCTGAACTCTTTCATTTTGGGTTGGTTTGCAGCCGTTTCCGCGCGAGCATCGAAGGCGGCCGGCATCCAAAAGATTCCCAACATCGCCAACAAAATCCCGAATCCCAACAGCTTTCTCATCCCGAGCCTCCCTGTAGTGATACATCCAATATGGTTTACAGCCGAGGACTCAGAGTCCCAGGCCTCGGTATTCCATTTGATATTGCTTGTAATTGTAGTACGCGCGGGGGGTATGAACCAGGTTCCTGTGGCAGTTGAAGCAGCTTTTTTCTTCGCCGGGCTTGGCATAGACCACCGTCCTGTGGGCCAGCATCGCCCCCCGTTTGTTGGGTATGTACAGGAGATTCTGGTGACATTTCATGCACTGGTCGTTTTTTACGGTCGCGTAAGCGATCTTCCTGTTTTTCTCTCTGTCATAGGTATCTTCCGTAAAATGCACAAAGATGTCTTTTATGCCGTGCATGGTCTTGGCATAAAAAAACTGGTACGTGTCTTCCGGCGCCGGCAGGTGACAGTCCATGCATACCGCCACGAAACCCTGACCATTGTTCGCGTGAGTCGATGTCTTCCAGGCGTTGTATGCAGGCTGGATCTCGTGGCACAAGGTGCAAAACTGAGGAGAGGACGTGCGGACCAGGGTGTAGTAGGAGAGACTGAACAAAGGAAAGGCTAATATGATGCCGATACAGATGAAAAGGATCGTCTTCATGTAAGGTTTCATGCGCCCCCCTTGGACAAATTCGGGTGGAACTCGCCACACATTGAATATACACTAACTTGCATCATAACCTCGGGAACCGTAAAATAATAGTAAATCAGCGTAAAGAATCTGTAAATGTTTTTTCCGCAACCGGTAACAAGCCCGTGCCGGTAAAGCTTGTCAACAACGATTCCTACGCGGAAGTGTCGGTCCGGGATCACGGCCCGGGAATCGCGCCCGAGTTCAGAGAGGTCATTTTCGAGAAATACTGGCAGGCTCCTTCACACAAGGGCGGTGCTTTGGGGAAGAAAGGGACCTTCGGCGTCGGACTGGCTGCTTGTAAAGGCCTGGTGGAGGCGCACGGTGGGAAGATCTGGGTCGAGAGCACCGGCGAGGCCGGATGCCGTTTCTGTTTCACGCTTCCCAAAG from Deltaproteobacteria bacterium encodes:
- a CDS encoding NapC/NirT family cytochrome c, producing MKPYMKTILFICIGIILAFPLFSLSYYTLVRTSSPQFCTLCHEIQPAYNAWKTSTHANNGQGFVAVCMDCHLPAPEDTYQFFYAKTMHGIKDIFVHFTEDTYDREKNRKIAYATVKNDQCMKCHQNLLYIPNKRGAMLAHRTVVYAKPGEEKSCFNCHRNLVHTPRAYYNYKQYQMEYRGLGL
- a CDS encoding serine acetyltransferase produces the protein MFEEKRYEPEAPGEEKAGECKVREAVADEYRGAIPEIVHEIVGSCNSGVCFDHVGPEPIPSRQSVIEILHLVQRILYPGYFTSTRIDPVNLEYYLGQEVTTLFERLSEQIILAIRHDCLRYEQPCTYCSNRGRESALDFLRRLPDIRRLLAKDVQAAYEGDPATQRYDEIIYSYPGMFAISVYRMAHALLEHGVPLLPRIMTEYAHSLTGIDIHPGAQIGESFFIDHGTGVVIGETTMIGDRVRIYQGVTLGALSLPKGAGALYRNRKRHPTIEDDVIIYSGATILGGDTVIGARSVVGGNVWITESIPPDTKVILRPPELIYKGSATAESQAGPSGE
- a CDS encoding cytochrome c3 family protein, which encodes MRKLLGFGILLAMLGIFWMPAAFDARAETAANQPKMKEFRIERSMPKEAVACIGCHKKEHPGLFTDWAQSRHAAANITCFDCHKAEEFDPDVSKEHYKQYERSDTAFGTREYKVPVAAVVTPKDCSRCHPDEAAQYQRSKHANTQEVIWQIDPWLMNGMNSDFERASGCFHCHGTILKMKDGKMDLDTWPNVGVGRINFDGSRGSCTSCHTRHRFSVMEARKPEACGQCHLGPDHPQIEIYMESKHGDIYTAHGDDYNWNSAPGTWTAGVDFRGPTCAACHMSGSGTVLTSHDVTERLAWEIQAPLTIRPSDFKPFPANTDWQKERDKMKEVCMQCHGKTWVDGHFSKLDKVVEEYNEVYFKPAKALLDQLYVKGLLDKTKFFDEELEVECSQRFPQRHGQ
- a CDS encoding ATP-binding protein, which produces MYTNLHHNLGNRKIIVNQRKESVNVFSATGNKPVPVKLVNNDSYAEVSVRDHGPGIAPEFREVIFEKYWQAPSHKGGALGKKGTFGVGLAACKGLVEAHGGKIWVESTGEAGCRFCFTLPKGGPS